The following are encoded in a window of Bradyrhizobium guangdongense genomic DNA:
- a CDS encoding dienelactone hydrolase family protein: MGTAITFKRPDGKDASGYLANAARGNAPGVVVIQEWWGLSDQIKGLCDRFALAGFDALAPDLYKGKVVPYHDTDSANKEMNSLDFMDATTQTVRGAVQYLSRNGAKVGLTGFCLGGAVTIIGAVHVPELAAGVVFYGIPPEQAAKPADVKIPLQAHFANKDDWCTPELVNGFEKAMKAAGKSLELFRYDAEHAFVNEQRQAVHDREAAELAWGRATEFFRKHLG, encoded by the coding sequence ATGGGAACCGCCATCACTTTCAAGCGCCCGGACGGCAAGGATGCCTCCGGTTATCTCGCCAATGCCGCGCGCGGCAACGCGCCGGGCGTGGTCGTGATCCAGGAGTGGTGGGGCCTGTCGGACCAGATCAAGGGTCTTTGCGACCGCTTTGCGCTCGCCGGCTTCGATGCGCTGGCGCCCGATCTCTACAAGGGCAAGGTGGTGCCCTATCACGACACGGATTCCGCCAACAAGGAAATGAACTCGCTCGATTTCATGGACGCCACCACGCAGACCGTGCGCGGCGCCGTGCAATATCTGTCGCGCAACGGCGCCAAGGTCGGACTGACCGGCTTCTGTCTCGGCGGCGCCGTCACTATCATCGGCGCGGTGCATGTGCCGGAGCTGGCCGCGGGCGTCGTGTTCTACGGCATCCCGCCGGAGCAGGCCGCCAAGCCCGCCGACGTCAAGATCCCGCTCCAGGCCCATTTCGCCAACAAGGACGATTGGTGCACGCCGGAGCTGGTCAACGGCTTCGAGAAGGCCATGAAGGCTGCCGGCAAGTCGCTTGAGCTGTTCCGCTATGACGCCGAGCACGCCTTCGTCAATGAGCAGCGCCAGGCCGTGCACGACCGCGAAGCCGCCGAGCTCGCCTGGGGCCGGGCGACGGAGTTTTTCCGGAAGCATTTGGGGTAG
- the fbcH gene encoding cytochrome b/c1, producing the protein MSGPSDYQPSNPALQWIERRLPIFGLMHSSFVAYPTPRNLNYWWTFGAILSFMLGIQILTGVILAMHYTPHADLAFKSVELIVRDVNYGWLLRNMHAVGASMFFFAVYVHMLRGLYYGSYKEPREVLWILGVIIYLLMMATGFMGYVLPWGQMSFWGATVITNLFSAIPYVGESIVTLLWGGYSVGNPTLNRFFSLHYLLPFLIAGVVVLHVWALHVAGQNNPDGVEPKTEKDTVPFTPHATIKDMFGVACFLLLYAWFIFYMPNYLGDADNYIPANPGVTPPHIVPEWYYLPFYAILRSIPNKLAGVIAMFSAIIILCFLPWLDSARTRSSKYRPLAKQFFWIFVVVCILLGYLGAQPPEGIYVIAGRVLTVCYFAYFLIVLPLLSRIEKPRPVPNSISDAVLAKTGSRSTPMVSTAIALALAGALFAASADNARAEEGGTKPPANSWSFAGPFGKYDRGALQRGLKVYKEVCSNCHGLSYIAFRNLAEAGGPGYSVAQAAAFASDYKIKDGPNDAGDMFERPGRPADYFPSPFPNEQAARAANGGAAPPDLSLITKARSYGRGFPWFVFDFFTQYQEQGPDYVAAVLQGFEDKVPEGVTIPEGSYYNKYFPGHAIKMPKPLSDGQVTYDDGSPTTVAQYAKDVTTFLMWTAEPHMEARKRLGLQVFVFLIIFAFLMYFTKKKVWADSH; encoded by the coding sequence ATGAGCGGACCATCCGACTACCAGCCGAGCAATCCGGCCCTGCAATGGATCGAGCGGCGCCTGCCGATCTTTGGTCTCATGCACTCTTCCTTCGTCGCCTATCCCACCCCGCGCAACCTGAACTATTGGTGGACCTTCGGCGCCATCCTCTCCTTCATGCTGGGGATTCAGATCCTGACCGGCGTGATCCTGGCGATGCACTACACGCCGCATGCCGATCTCGCCTTCAAGTCGGTCGAGCTGATCGTTCGTGACGTGAACTACGGCTGGCTGCTGCGCAACATGCATGCGGTCGGCGCGTCGATGTTCTTCTTCGCGGTCTACGTCCACATGCTGCGCGGCCTCTATTACGGCTCGTACAAGGAGCCGCGCGAGGTGCTCTGGATCCTTGGTGTCATCATCTATCTGCTGATGATGGCAACGGGCTTCATGGGATACGTGCTCCCCTGGGGCCAGATGAGCTTCTGGGGCGCCACGGTCATCACCAACCTGTTCTCCGCCATTCCCTATGTCGGCGAGAGCATCGTGACGCTGTTGTGGGGCGGCTATTCGGTCGGCAATCCGACGCTGAACCGCTTCTTCTCGCTGCACTATCTGCTGCCGTTCCTGATCGCGGGCGTGGTCGTGCTGCACGTCTGGGCGCTGCACGTCGCCGGCCAGAACAATCCTGACGGCGTCGAGCCGAAGACGGAAAAGGACACCGTGCCGTTCACGCCGCACGCGACCATCAAGGACATGTTCGGCGTCGCCTGCTTCCTGCTGCTCTACGCCTGGTTCATCTTCTACATGCCGAACTATCTCGGCGACGCCGACAACTACATTCCGGCGAACCCGGGCGTGACGCCGCCGCACATCGTGCCGGAATGGTATTACCTGCCGTTCTACGCGATCCTGCGTTCGATCCCGAACAAGCTCGCCGGTGTCATCGCGATGTTCTCGGCGATCATCATCCTGTGCTTCCTGCCCTGGCTCGACAGCGCACGGACGCGTTCGTCGAAGTACCGCCCGCTGGCCAAGCAGTTCTTCTGGATCTTCGTGGTGGTCTGCATCCTGCTCGGCTATCTCGGTGCGCAGCCGCCGGAAGGCATCTATGTGATCGCCGGCCGGGTCCTGACGGTGTGCTACTTCGCCTATTTCCTGATCGTGCTGCCGCTGCTCTCGCGTATCGAGAAGCCGCGGCCGGTGCCGAACTCGATCTCGGACGCAGTGCTTGCCAAGACCGGCAGCAGGTCGACGCCGATGGTCTCGACTGCGATCGCGCTGGCCCTGGCAGGCGCGCTATTTGCCGCCTCGGCAGACAACGCCCGCGCCGAGGAAGGTGGCACCAAGCCGCCGGCCAACAGCTGGTCCTTCGCGGGTCCTTTCGGCAAGTATGACCGTGGTGCGCTCCAGCGCGGCCTGAAGGTCTACAAGGAGGTCTGCTCCAACTGCCACGGCCTGTCCTACATCGCGTTCCGCAACCTCGCGGAAGCCGGTGGACCCGGTTACTCGGTGGCGCAGGCCGCGGCCTTTGCCTCCGACTACAAGATCAAGGACGGACCGAACGACGCCGGCGATATGTTCGAGCGCCCGGGTCGGCCGGCCGACTATTTCCCCTCGCCATTCCCGAACGAGCAGGCGGCTCGCGCGGCGAACGGCGGCGCGGCGCCGCCCGATCTGTCGCTGATCACCAAGGCGCGCTCCTACGGCCGCGGCTTCCCCTGGTTCGTCTTCGACTTCTTCACCCAGTACCAGGAGCAGGGCCCGGACTATGTCGCCGCCGTGCTCCAGGGCTTCGAGGACAAGGTGCCGGAAGGCGTGACCATTCCGGAGGGCTCGTACTACAACAAGTACTTCCCGGGCCACGCGATCAAGATGCCGAAGCCCCTCAGCGACGGCCAGGTGACCTATGACGACGGTTCGCCGACGACGGTCGCGCAGTACGCCAAGGACGTCACCACGTTCCTGATGTGGACCGCCGAGCCGCACATGGAGGCGCGCAAGCGCCTCGGCCTCCAAGTGTTCGTATTCCTGATCATCTTCGCGTTCCTGATGTACTTCACCAAGAAGAAGGTCTGGGCCGACTCGCACTGA
- the petA gene encoding ubiquinol-cytochrome c reductase iron-sulfur subunit: MTTASSADHPTRRDFLFVATGAAAAVGGAAALWPFISQMNPDASTIAAGAPIEVDLSPVAEGQDIKVFWRGKPIYISHRTKKQIDEARAVPVASLPDPQSDEARVKSGHDQWLVVIGICTHLGCIPIAHEGNYDGFFCPCHGSQYDSSGRIRQGPAPANLPVPPYTFVSDTKIQIG, encoded by the coding sequence GTGACGACAGCGTCTTCGGCGGACCATCCGACACGCCGTGATTTCTTATTCGTTGCAACGGGGGCGGCCGCAGCAGTAGGGGGCGCAGCCGCGCTCTGGCCCTTTATCTCCCAAATGAATCCGGACGCCTCGACCATCGCCGCCGGTGCGCCGATCGAGGTCGATCTCAGCCCGGTGGCCGAGGGACAGGACATCAAGGTGTTCTGGCGCGGCAAGCCGATCTACATCAGCCACCGCACCAAGAAGCAGATCGACGAGGCGCGCGCCGTTCCCGTGGCGAGCCTGCCCGATCCGCAGTCCGACGAGGCCCGGGTGAAGTCCGGCCATGATCAGTGGCTGGTCGTGATCGGCATCTGCACCCATCTCGGCTGCATCCCGATCGCCCATGAAGGCAATTACGACGGGTTCTTCTGCCCCTGCCATGGTTCGCAGTACGATTCGTCCGGCCGCATCCGCCAGGGGCCCGCGCCCGCGAACCTGCCGGTGCCGCCGTACACTTTCGTTTCCGACACCAAAATCCAGATCGGCTGA